The following coding sequences lie in one Cinclus cinclus chromosome 15, bCinCin1.1, whole genome shotgun sequence genomic window:
- the ZC3H12B gene encoding probable ribonuclease ZC3H12B, with protein sequence MTAWSMVGKLKMEKRHSREDRNVEQDAGECSAESEEWTSSESEPEQPYFRSSTQWREKVSTKPHRPLCRSPCLDRPSFSQSSITQDLKLDECKTNLDKEYQAKMDFALKLGYAGDQIQAVLNKLGADALINDVLAELVRLGNKSESEGQSTASSTTGTLVPRGPCPKEIASPELSLEDEVVDNSDNLRPIVIDGSNVAMSHGNKEGFSCRGIQLAVDWFLEKGHKDITVFVPAWRKEQSRPDAPITDQEILRKLEKEKILVFTPSRRVQGRRVVCYDDRFIVKLAFDSDGIIVSNDNYRDLQNEKPEWKKFIEERLLMYSFVNDKFMPPDDPLGRHGPSLENFLRKRPVIPEHKKQPCPYGKKCTYGHKCKYYHPERANQPQRSVADELRISAKLSAVKTMSEGALAKCGTGPSSSKGEISSEVKRIAPKRQSDPSIRSVAVEPEEKLSAARKSEASSVPSLVSALSVPTLPPPKSHAAGALNTRSASSPVPGSSQFVHQKSSLEHMSSVQYPPILVTNSHGTSVSYIDQYPKYESLGDHGYYSLLSDFSNLSISSIRNSDYYGADMDQGMYSRNSSPCPDNCLSHTSNDSYSSYNDLYLGVADASPEDNVKSHRLPSKNRLQPFPHGYHEALNRGQSYGTEEPKQSLRKQSVSHLGLHAQHPVVGARSSCPGEYPVPQNVHPSTAQPSRALVMTRMDSISDSRLYESNPTRQRRPPLCREQHASWDPLPCASDSYTYHSYPLSNNLMQPCYEPVMVRSMPEKMEQLWRNPWIGICGEPREPHIIPEHQYQTYKNLCNIFPPSVVLSVMEKNPHMTDAQQLAAMIVAKLRTGR encoded by the exons ATGACGGCCTGGTCTATGGTAGGGAAGCTAAAAATGGAGAAGAGGCACTCCAGAGAAGACAGAAATGTGGAACAAGACGCGGGGGAATGCAGTGCTGAATCTGAGGAATGGACGAGCTCAGAAAGTGAGCCTGAGCAACCATACTTCAGAAGCAGTACTCAGTGGAGAGAAAAGGTTTCCACCAAACCGCATCGGCCACTCTGCCGGTCCCCATGCCTGGATCGCCCAAGTTTTTCACAGAGCAGTATCACACAAGACTTGAAGCTAGACGAATGCAAAACAAATTTGGACAAGGAATACCAAGCTAAAATGGATTTTGCTTTAAAGCTTGGGTATGCAGGAGATCAGATCCAGGCTGTACTAAATAAGTTGGGAGCAGATGCGCTCATCAATGATGTTCTAGCAGAGCTTGTGAGACTTGGCAACAAAAGTGAATCAGAGGGACAAAGCACTGCCAGCAGTACCACTGGTACTCTGGTGCCAAGAGGCCCTTGCCCAAAGGAAATAGCAAGCCCTGAATTGTCACTGGAAGATGAAGTGGTGGATAACAGTGATAACTTGAGGCCAATTGTCATTGATGGAAGCAATGTCGCTATGAG CCATGGGAACAAAGAAGGATTTTCCTGCCGGGGAATTCAACTAGCTGTTGACTGGTTTCTGGAAAAAGGACATAAAGATATCACTGTGTTTGTACCTGCATGGAGAAAAGAACAGTCTCGACCTGATGCACCTATTACAG ATCAAGAAATCCTACGTAaattggagaaagaaaaaattctcgTTTTCACCCCGTCTCGAAGAGTTCAGGGAAGAAGAGTAGTTTGCTATGATGATCGATTCATTGTAAAACTTGCTTTTGACTCAGATGGCATCATTGTGTCAAATGATAACTATCGTGatcttcaaaatgaaaaaccaGAATGGAAGAAGTTCATAGAGGAGCGGCTGTTAATGTATTCTTTTGTGAATGACAA ATTTATGCCTCCAGATGATCCTTTAGGACGCCATGGTCCAAGCCTTGAAAATTTCTTAAGAAAAAGGCCAGTTATTCCTGAACATAAGAAACAACCGTGTCCTTATG GTAAAAAGTGCACCTATGGGCACAAATGTAAATATTACCACCCAGAACGTGCAAACCAGCCTCAAAGGTCAGTAGCGGATGAGCTTCGAATAAGTGCCAAATTATCTGCTGTGAAAACTATGAGTGAGGGAGCCTTGGCCAAATGTGGCACAGGGCCATCCAGCTCCAAAGGAGAAATCAGTTCTGAAGTGAAACGCATTGCCCCAAAACGTCAGTCAGATCCAAGCATTAGGTCAGTAGCTGTGGAGCCTGAGGAAAAGTTATCAGCAGCCCGGAAGTCCGAGGCCAGCTCAGTCCCGTCTCTGGTTTCTGCATTAAGTGTGCCAACGCTCCCTCCACCAAAAAGCCATGCAGCTGGTGCATTAAATACTCGTTCTGCAAGCAGTCCGGTGCCAGGTTCCTCACAGTTCGTACATCAGAAATCCTCACTGGAACATATGTCCAGTGTGCAATATCCTCCTATACTAGTCACCAATAGCCATGGCACCTCAGTTAGCTATATTGACCAGTATCCCAAATATGAGTCACTAGGGGACCATGGCTATTACTCCTTACTCAGTGATTTCTCCAACTTAAGCATAAGTAGTATCCGTAACTCAGATTATTACGGGGCTGATATGGACCAGGGGATGTATTCTAGAAACTCAAGCCCCTGTCCTGACAATTGCTTAAGCCATACAAGTAATGATTCTTATTCCTCTTACAATGACTTGTATCTGGGTGTAGCAGATGCCAGTCCAGAAGACAATGTGAAGAGCCACAGACTGCCATCGAAAAATCGTCTTCAGCCTTTCCCTCATGGTTACCATGAAGCCTTAAATAGAGGTCAGAGTTATGGAACTGAAGAGCCTAAGCAATCCCTTCGCAAACAGTCAGTGTCCCACTTAGGCCTACATGCCCAGCATCCAGTTGTTGGAGCACGGTCCAGTTGTCCAGGAGAATACCCTGTGCCTCAAAATGTTCATCCATCAACTGCACAACCAAGCCGTGCCTTGGTGATGACAAGAATGGACAGTATTTCTGACTCACGGCTTTATGAAAGTAACCCTACAAGGCAGAGACGACCACCTCTCTGTCGAGAGCAGCACGCCAGCTGGGATCCATTACCCTGTGCATCAGACTCTTACACTTACCACTCGTATCCACTGAGTAACAACCTCATGCAGCCATGTTATGAACCTGTCATGGTAAGAAGCATGCCTGAGaagatggagcagctctggagaaaTCCCTGGATTGGGATATGTGGTGAGCCACGGGAACCTCATATCATCCCAGAACATCAGTATCAAACATACAAGAACCTCTGCAATATTTTCCCTCCAAGTGTTGTCCTTTCTGTGATGGAAAAGAATCCCCACATGACAGATGCACAACAGCTGGCAGCTATGATTGTTGCCAAATTAAGAACAGGGCGTTAG